Proteins from a single region of Streptomyces spectabilis:
- a CDS encoding NADPH-dependent F420 reductase, translating to MRIGVLGTGNMADALGTQWARAGHEVFVGGRDPGRAAGLAARIGAAGHGSLRDAAEFGDGAVLFALPYGAGEDVLPWLADAVRGRVLVDCCNPVGEGFALLTERGPAAAERLAAAAPGARVVKAFNLCHESVWRMTPPVFDGQRLAVPVCGDDTEALDVVRQLVRDLGCEPYDAGGLGRAGLVEATAALLIGLWVGRGVDARAIVPPLAHAGG from the coding sequence ATGCGGATCGGCGTACTCGGCACCGGGAACATGGCGGACGCGCTCGGCACCCAGTGGGCGCGGGCGGGGCACGAGGTGTTCGTCGGCGGGCGGGACCCGGGGCGGGCCGCCGGGCTCGCGGCGCGGATCGGGGCCGCCGGGCACGGCTCGCTGCGGGACGCGGCGGAGTTCGGCGACGGCGCCGTGCTGTTCGCGCTGCCGTACGGGGCGGGCGAGGACGTGCTGCCCTGGCTCGCCGACGCCGTGCGTGGGCGGGTGCTCGTGGACTGCTGCAACCCGGTGGGGGAGGGCTTCGCCCTGCTCACGGAGCGCGGCCCGGCCGCCGCCGAGCGGCTCGCGGCAGCCGCGCCCGGCGCCCGCGTCGTCAAGGCGTTCAACCTGTGCCACGAGAGCGTGTGGCGGATGACCCCGCCGGTCTTCGACGGACAGCGGCTCGCGGTGCCGGTGTGCGGGGACGACACCGAAGCGCTGGACGTCGTACGGCAGTTGGTACGCGATCTCGGGTGCGAGCCGTACGACGCCGGCGGGCTCGGGCGGGCCGGGCTCGTGGAGGCCACGGCGGCGCTGCTCATCGGCCTGTGGGTGGGGCGCGGCGTGGACGCGCGGGCGATCGTGCCGCCGCTCGCCCACGCCGGGGGCTGA
- a CDS encoding winged helix-turn-helix transcriptional regulator, translated as MSEPHDFLADCRARLAFDLLSNTWNAVALWALRHGPRRPGELRGQIGGISSKVLTETLRRLEYNGLVTRRSYAGSPPRVEYGLTDLGRTLLPPIEAFGAWAFTHGDEVLAAQERAEAP; from the coding sequence GTGAGCGAACCCCATGACTTCCTGGCCGACTGCCGGGCCCGGCTTGCCTTCGACCTGCTCTCCAACACCTGGAACGCCGTGGCCCTCTGGGCCCTGCGGCACGGCCCGCGCCGCCCCGGCGAGCTGCGCGGGCAGATCGGCGGGATCAGCTCCAAGGTGCTCACCGAGACGCTGCGGCGCCTGGAGTACAACGGCCTGGTGACCCGCCGGTCGTACGCCGGCTCCCCGCCGCGCGTGGAGTACGGCCTCACGGACCTGGGCCGCACCCTGCTCCCGCCCATCGAGGCCTTCGGCGCCTGGGCCTTCACCCACGGCGACGAGGTCCTGGCGGCCCAGGAGCGGGCGGAGGCCCCTTAG